From Candidatus Pedobacter colombiensis, one genomic window encodes:
- a CDS encoding NAD(P)-dependent oxidoreductase: MSKKRVLITGASGFVGYHLIEEALKADLEVYAAIRPSSDRSHLKGFNVQYVNLDYSVVDSLKQELEDKQYHYIIHAAGITKAKTKAEYDLVNATYTRNLATAALEANINLEKFVFVSSLAALGPLKDLSNEIQDVSAPHPVTNYGASKMLAEQYLAELTTLPLLTIRPTAVYGPREKDLFILFNSINKGLEPHIGSFKQQLSFVYVKDLVNVIVKALTATTVHQHYNISDGETYDRYALATFTKKALNKHTFKFHIPVPLVALLATIMDFIYAGSKNTPALNKEKMAELTAINWACSIAGAKADLGYIPEYNLEKGIMQTIKWYKLNNWL; encoded by the coding sequence ATGAGTAAAAAAAGGGTATTGATTACCGGTGCGAGTGGTTTTGTGGGTTATCATTTGATAGAAGAAGCTTTAAAAGCGGATCTGGAAGTTTATGCAGCAATCAGACCGAGCAGTGACCGTTCACATTTGAAAGGTTTTAATGTACAATATGTAAATCTTGATTACAGCGTTGTTGATAGCTTAAAACAGGAACTGGAAGATAAGCAATATCATTATATTATACATGCTGCCGGTATTACTAAAGCAAAAACCAAGGCTGAGTACGATTTGGTAAACGCTACTTATACCCGTAATCTGGCTACTGCTGCACTTGAAGCCAATATCAATTTAGAGAAATTCGTTTTTGTAAGTAGTCTGGCTGCATTGGGTCCTCTAAAGGATTTATCTAATGAAATTCAGGATGTCAGTGCCCCTCACCCAGTGACAAATTACGGTGCAAGTAAGATGTTGGCCGAGCAATATCTGGCCGAGCTTACCACACTTCCTTTGCTTACCATACGTCCTACAGCTGTTTATGGTCCAAGGGAAAAGGATTTATTTATTTTGTTTAATAGTATTAATAAGGGGCTTGAACCACATATAGGCAGCTTTAAGCAGCAGCTCAGTTTTGTATATGTTAAAGATCTGGTTAATGTGATTGTAAAGGCTTTAACTGCTACAACAGTCCACCAGCATTACAACATTTCTGATGGTGAGACATATGACCGTTATGCCTTAGCTACTTTTACAAAAAAAGCATTAAATAAGCACACCTTTAAGTTCCATATTCCGGTGCCTTTGGTAGCCTTACTTGCTACCATTATGGATTTTATATATGCAGGAAGCAAAAATACGCCTGCCTTAAACAAGGAGAAAATGGCTGAACTTACTGCGATTAACTGGGCCTGCAGCATTGCAGGTGCGAAGGCTGATTTGGGTTATATACCAGAGTATAATCTGGAAAAAGGTATAATGCAGACTATTAAATGGTATAAGTTAAATAATTGGCTATAA
- the xseB gene encoding exodeoxyribonuclease VII small subunit — translation METTNLTYESAYKELTEIAQEIETEAVSVDILAEKVKRASDLIEFCQTKLRATETEVNKIIKQMENPPA, via the coding sequence ATGGAAACGACGAATTTAACCTATGAAAGTGCTTATAAAGAGCTTACAGAAATAGCTCAGGAAATAGAAACAGAAGCGGTATCGGTAGATATTTTGGCAGAAAAGGTAAAACGCGCATCAGATCTGATCGAATTTTGTCAGACTAAACTTCGTGCAACAGAAACAGAAGTGAACAAGATTATTAAGCAGATGGAAAACCCACCTGCTTAA
- the xseA gene encoding exodeoxyribonuclease VII large subunit: MEVHSYQSNPAAIRLSELTNQIRQTIDGVFGNRTFWVIADVTSHTYKEQSNYHYFELVEKDKASAKILSKIAGRAWGNASVNITNFEQATGQKFKNDINVLIQVSVQYNPAFGLQLNLLDIDTNFTLGLFEQQRKETLERLLKENPDFIQKSGERYITRNNNLALNNVLQHIAVISSATSAGYQDFRHTLENNTFGYRFQIDDYFTLVQGEANARPFLAKLVEVFQSGKPYDALVIIRGGGAQTDFLIFDNYELSRAIAKFPIPVITGIGHQKNETIADLMAHTSTKTPTKAAELIIAHNRAFEEALIGLQKMVLIKTYQLINYHKDRLTHINQITIRTTRNLIHEQHRNILNLSRLVLTNPKIMISNKQKDLANVISNLQSYNRIYFANKRGYIGHFQSVVRLMSPQNILNKGFAILKVNDQIVSNADHIEAGTELTVRLASAEIKTTVNSKSTIDGNDEFNL; this comes from the coding sequence ATGGAAGTTCACTCTTATCAATCTAATCCTGCTGCTATAAGGCTTTCGGAACTGACAAATCAGATCCGGCAGACGATTGATGGGGTATTTGGCAACAGGACTTTCTGGGTCATTGCAGATGTTACGAGTCATACCTATAAAGAGCAAAGTAATTATCATTATTTTGAACTTGTAGAGAAAGATAAAGCTTCGGCAAAGATCCTCAGCAAGATAGCGGGTAGAGCATGGGGAAATGCTTCTGTAAATATTACTAACTTTGAACAAGCAACCGGCCAGAAATTTAAGAACGACATTAATGTACTTATCCAGGTTTCGGTGCAATACAATCCGGCATTCGGGCTACAGCTAAATCTCCTGGATATAGACACCAATTTCACTTTGGGCTTATTTGAACAACAGCGAAAAGAAACATTGGAAAGATTGCTTAAAGAAAATCCTGATTTTATACAAAAATCAGGTGAGCGCTACATTACCCGCAACAATAATCTGGCTTTAAATAATGTGCTGCAGCACATTGCAGTGATTTCATCAGCCACATCAGCCGGTTATCAGGATTTTAGACATACGCTGGAGAACAATACTTTCGGTTATCGTTTTCAAATAGATGATTATTTTACTTTAGTACAGGGTGAGGCAAATGCCAGGCCTTTTCTGGCTAAGCTTGTAGAAGTATTTCAATCGGGGAAACCTTACGATGCATTGGTGATCATCAGGGGTGGTGGTGCGCAGACAGACTTTCTCATTTTTGATAATTACGAGCTGAGCAGAGCCATTGCTAAATTTCCAATACCCGTTATCACAGGAATAGGACATCAAAAGAATGAAACTATTGCCGATCTAATGGCCCATACTTCTACTAAAACACCAACAAAAGCTGCCGAACTGATCATTGCCCACAACCGGGCATTTGAAGAAGCTTTGATTGGTTTGCAGAAAATGGTGCTGATTAAAACCTATCAATTGATCAATTACCATAAAGATAGGTTAACGCACATTAATCAGATTACCATCCGTACTACACGTAATCTAATACACGAGCAACATAGGAATATCCTTAACTTATCGCGATTGGTACTAACCAATCCTAAGATCATGATCTCCAACAAGCAAAAGGACCTGGCCAACGTGATCAGTAACCTGCAATCCTATAACAGGATTTATTTTGCTAATAAAAGGGGTTATATTGGCCACTTTCAATCAGTAGTCAGGCTCATGAGTCCGCAAAACATATTAAATAAAGGCTTTGCCATACTTAAAGTAAATGATCAGATTGTTAGCAACGCCGATCATATTGAAGCTGGAACTGAACTTACAGTCCGATTGGCTTCAGCAGAAATTAAAACAACAGTAAACTCCAAATCAACTATAGATGGAAACGACGAATTTAACCTATGA